In one window of Dehalococcoidia bacterium DNA:
- a CDS encoding DDE transposase: protein KHHGVSPQRFPLYLKELEFRYNHRQEDIFPRLVQYLCDFVPNLT, encoded by the coding sequence CAAGCATCATGGGGTGTCTCCCCAACGCTTCCCTTTGTACCTCAAGGAACTGGAGTTCCGCTACAATCATCGCCAGGAGGACATCTTCCCTCGGTTAGTTCAGTACCTCTGCGATTTTGTGCCAAACCTTACCTAA